The segment GACCCTTGAAATAAGAGGCGACTTCCTCCGGCGTCAGGCCCAGTTCCTCTTCGGAGACCGGCTTCCCCGGATCGCAGATGTATGTGTTAGTGTGCCAGTGCGGTATTCCGTTGTCCGCATAGAAATCGGCGATCTCCTTGAATCGGCCGGCCGAGGCCTTTGTGAGGGTGCAGAGCACGCCGCACCAGCCCTGGCGCGCCCTTATGTATTTCTGTGATCTCAGAATGTCATCGAAGGCGCCGGCTGACCTGCCCGGCCTGTTGAGCTCGTGGAGGTCCCTGGGCCCGTCGATGGTCAGCGAAAGGGTGACCTTGTTATCGATGAGGAAGTCGTAGAGCTCCTCGTCGTATATGGCCCCGCTGGTCTGAACGCAGTTGGAGTACGTCTTTCCGTTTCTGGAGTGCCTCCTCTGCAGGGCGAGGACCTTCTCGAAGAAGGGCCTGCCGCCGAGGAGCGCCTCGCCGCCGGTCCATTCGAAGTCTATATGGCGCTGGCGCACGTCGAAGGCGTCGCTTATCACCTTCTCCAGGAGGTCGTCCGCGATCATCCTGTTCTCAGGACGATGGTTCGGGTCGCGCGCATAGCAGTACCTGCACCGCAGGACGCATTCACGCGTCACGACGACCATGAGGTTGAGTTTCGTGTTGGATTGAAGGTGCTCGACGAATTCATCCCTTGTCGTAATATACGCGTCTCTCATGCCGGTACGAGAAGCAATAATCGTGCCAGCCCAACCATGTGCACATTTTTCAAGCACTTGAGTTATCGATCACACAACGACGGCAGGAAACTGTTCGCAGATAAATACGATTTCTGGAATATTGTACAAATTATCGAACAAAACGCGCAGGAAACAACCAGAAACAAGCTGATAGTTACTGGTAGGTGGCTGTCTTATCTCCTGCGGCGGCGGATGGGGACGTGGACGAGGCGCATAGCGCCGATTGCGGAGAAAAACCTACACCTTCTGTATCACCGAATCCGCGCCGGCGGCCATGGCGGCCCGGCGGATTGTATCGTCGTGAGCAAAGCCGGTGCACATGTGGATTTCCCGAAGGCCTCGGGTTTTGAGGTGAGCGATCACATCGAGGCCGGTCTTCTCAGAACCCTCGAAATTGTAATCGACGATGGCTGCGTCTGCGGCTGACATATCAATGCCGACGCCGCACGCCTTCTCAGGGGAGTCGGCCTCGCCGACTACAGTGCCGCCGCCCTCCTCCACGATCCTGCGCCAGCGCAAACGGATGTCCGCATCGTCATCGATCAGCAGGAACTTCCGCCCTTCAATTTTTAATTGCGGTTCGTTGCGACATGCCTTCGCCTCGGCCTCGGAGACAACGCAATTCGGGATCCGTATCGTGAAAGTCGTGCCCTTTCCGACCTCGCTCTCTACATCTATGGTGCCGCCGTGGGCCTCAACGACCTGCTTGCAATAGCTGAGGCCGAGGCCGGTACCCTTCTTGCGATCGGTGGAAAAAAAGTTTTCGAAGATGTGAGGGAGATCCTTCTCCCTTATACCACAACCGTTATCCTTGACCAGAATCATGATATCCTTTTCGTTGTCCACGTCTACGATCATCTCGATTCTACCTTCACCCCCCTTCACCGCCCTTATGGCATTGTGGATCATGTTGGTGATAACACGTGCCATTCTGTACCTATCGATCGACACACAGAGATCGTCTGCAATATCGATATTCAATTTTATAATTTCTTTCTCAATTGTATCTGTCACTTCGAATTTTATACAATTCTCATACATCCTCTTGAATAAAACACTTTCCTTCTGTAATTTAATAGCCTTCGCATAATCCACCAAATCATCAGCCATATGTAACAACTTCTCCGCACTACGCCTTGCAGCCGCATTATATTCACTCTGATTTTTTCCATCGCCGTTCAATTGCATGTTTAGATATGCCTGCAATACCGCTAACGGCGACCGCATGTCATGAGCTATATGAGATGACATTTGGCCGATAGCAGCCATCATAGACTCCTCTTTCCTCCGATCGTGCGCCTTCTTGAACTCATCGATTACCGCCAGAAAGACTTCCTTCAAATCGCGCTCTTCCTTGCTCCTAGCAGCCTCCACCTCGCTCCTAGATAGGGCATCGCAGGTGCCATCCCGAATGTAGCTCTTGATCCACTCTATACAGGCAATAATTGGTCGCATCGCATATCCCACGGCGACGATCAACATGACGACCGCTATTGCAGTGATGGCTGCATAGGAAATGATGATGGATCTTCGCATGCTGCTCAACTGCATTGCCAGCTCATCAACCGGATACTCGACCACAACTCTCCCGAATACGGCATCGTCATATTTAATCGGCGCAGCTACTGCATAGCCGACATCATTGAACACATCGCTCGGATTTTCACACAATCGACGGTCAAATCCATCTATGTTACCCACCACAATTACTTCGCCATTACTGAGACATATCGCGGCCCTCTCAACACCCTCATATTGCAGATAAGCGGCCATCTGTACGCGGGCCGAATAATAATCGCCTATCATTACGTCATCTGAAAGCACCCTGGACAAGAGATCGCCGGACGCTCTGCGGCTTTCTATGAACCTGTCCTCAATGACATGCCGCTCCCCATGCATGATGAGTGCAGAGACGATTCCGCCCAACAACACAATAATTGCAATTATCCAGGCCGATATCTTGTTTTTTATTGACATAGCGGGTCACGGCCGGCAACGGCGCGCTCTCCCTCCCTCTGAGTTTATTTCGAAATCAAATAATAATCGTACCTAATCCATCCACCCTTTAACCTGTAGGCATTATGGGTGTCGGACGCCAACAGGCGTCCGCCAAGATCGGCGATCAACTTCCTGACCCAGGATGCGCTGTAGCGCCTTGAAAAAAAACCTCTCTCGTCGTGCACATAAATATATTTGCCTTGCAGGGATGAACCCTCATCATACTTGTCGGTTGAAAAGAGCATCATCCCACCATTCTTAAGGACTCTCA is part of the Pseudomonadota bacterium genome and harbors:
- a CDS encoding radical SAM protein → MRDAYITTRDEFVEHLQSNTKLNLMVVVTRECVLRCRYCYARDPNHRPENRMIADDLLEKVISDAFDVRQRHIDFEWTGGEALLGGRPFFEKVLALQRRHSRNGKTYSNCVQTSGAIYDEELYDFLIDNKVTLSLTIDGPRDLHELNRPGRSAGAFDDILRSQKYIRARQGWCGVLCTLTKASAGRFKEIADFYADNGIPHWHTNTYICDPGKPVSEEELGLTPEEVASYFKGQFDYLLEKFSDSFGEGSLETIMKLLTGVGCGTKCSQGARCLTNFVSVDDLGNATLCPKFVGYEDFRFGNIRESAMSDLVSCDNPVLKRLIDERLAAINDCERSRCAYLSLCKGGCPYYSYLNGRDGSVARRNVLCKARYDICEHVDRRLGSYGIKTATAVSATGGDPAGADRRSSEQRRGNVHQQAGWGGVGSAREGPCA
- a CDS encoding hybrid sensor histidine kinase/response regulator, which encodes MSIKNKISAWIIAIIVLLGGIVSALIMHGERHVIEDRFIESRRASGDLLSRVLSDDVMIGDYYSARVQMAAYLQYEGVERAAICLSNGEVIVVGNIDGFDRRLCENPSDVFNDVGYAVAAPIKYDDAVFGRVVVEYPVDELAMQLSSMRRSIIISYAAITAIAVVMLIVAVGYAMRPIIACIEWIKSYIRDGTCDALSRSEVEAARSKEERDLKEVFLAVIDEFKKAHDRRKEESMMAAIGQMSSHIAHDMRSPLAVLQAYLNMQLNGDGKNQSEYNAAARRSAEKLLHMADDLVDYAKAIKLQKESVLFKRMYENCIKFEVTDTIEKEIIKLNIDIADDLCVSIDRYRMARVITNMIHNAIRAVKGGEGRIEMIVDVDNEKDIMILVKDNGCGIREKDLPHIFENFFSTDRKKGTGLGLSYCKQVVEAHGGTIDVESEVGKGTTFTIRIPNCVVSEAEAKACRNEPQLKIEGRKFLLIDDDADIRLRWRRIVEEGGGTVVGEADSPEKACGVGIDMSAADAAIVDYNFEGSEKTGLDVIAHLKTRGLREIHMCTGFAHDDTIRRAAMAAGADSVIQKV